In the genome of Microplitis demolitor isolate Queensland-Clemson2020A chromosome 5, iyMicDemo2.1a, whole genome shotgun sequence, the window ATACCATGCAGCataggaaaatttactatgtagCATAGGGAAATTTAATATGCAACATAGGAATAATTTCTTTGTTACATAGGAATTActcctatgttaacatagtaaattttcctatGTTACATAGGAATTATTCCCATGTTagcatagtaaattttcctatGCTACATAGTAAATTTCCCTATGTGCATATAGGAAATTCtactatgttaacataggaacAATTCTTATGtctaaaaaagtaaaaaaaaatataatttacttatttcctTACGTGTAGGGGAAgtgggggcaaaatgggtccCCCAAACTTTTTAACATGAAAAGTATTTGGGGCGGGGAAAGGGCAAAATGGATCACTGAGGCAAAATAGGCCACTGAGGCCAAATGGACCACTAGGGCAAAATGGccacctaaaatttttttacatataagaaaaacaaatctcatccttttataatttttgtaacacaagaatttttcctatgttaacataggaatAATTTCTATGGTACATAGTATTTTTTCCTATGgtaacatagtaaaatttcctatgttcgcataggaatttttccaatgtgaaacataggaataattcctatgttaacataggaaaaattgCTATGTTTCACAACGGAAAAATTCCTTTGCTACAAAGGGAAAATTACTGTGGTAACATAGGAAATTTCACTATGTTACCATAGGAAAAAATGATATGTAAtataggaattattcctatgttaacataggaacTTTTCCTATGTTTTATAGGAAAAGTTCTTATGTAATATAGTACTTTTTCCTATATTTTTATAGGGAATTTCCCTATGTTTACATGTGcccataggaatagttactatGCCAACATAGGAaatattactgtttttttttctccgtgtagcaATCCatgttttcatttataaaaaatggttATTCGTTTACCAGAAAAACGTGGACAAATTTTCCATTTGCTGCGCAAGTGCAACAAGGATAGTACCGTTCATCGACCTGAGTGTGAtagagaaataattaaaacccctctgaaaaaaaatgaaataaaaaaaaaatttgtaacaaaGTGGAGTCTTATTTTATCTACCCCCTTATCAAGTATATGGTGCCTCATCTTGCCCCACTCTTCTTTTATACATTCGTACACATATCGATCTTAGTTATCGAAACAAACTACACTTACCGATAGAGTAAcgtataaacttttaaataatttcttacagAGAATCAACTTCCTTATACCTATTGTATCATAGTTAAGTTACGTTATATTTGGTACGGTATGTAAAAGTGATGACTGATGCAATGATTCATTATTCAACCTTCACACGCCAATCTCTAAGTATTCTGAGAGACAATTTACAGTCTCTTTTAAACCATGCctaacatatacatatacatatttacacATGATAAAATAACAGACATCACATATGTTAAgcctttctttttttttttttgcatatatGTGTGACTCAATGGATCAGAATAGTAACGACTAAGTTACTTTCTAAGCATTTTGGTTTGACGTTTCGGCGCGCTTATTTATATCACATTTAAAGCCGCTTGACTAcgatgtatataaaatttatcagtctgcttttatcttatatatttCCAACTAAATGATACTGTACAATTActaatatgatttttttagtcGATCATAATATTACTCATTAATTGATGTCATAGTTGAATATACAACTTGACaacttaatattattttacattaaaattttagtatttaattaaaaaataaaaatctaattaagtatatgtaatttaaaattttaattgtaatttgtaatttgtaaaattgtaatttaaatttttaaataaaattatagattttaaattttttacctgaGATCATGTTCTGTTTTTTCAACATttgattctttttctttaactattttttcataaaatcctTTCCACATTGCTTCTTCatccatttttaatatttataatattattattttattacaaaaaaataataaattttgattataacaCCGGCGTGTTGATAACTGAATCTGTCAAACTCAATTTATTAACTCTCGCTatcaaataaacttaaaatttctttatcagCAAATAAAACACACGCGAATGATAACTTTCGTAGATattgatattataataattgaattaataattaaaaattgaatggaGCAATAgatatattgaatttaatgcaGATGTATATTGAGTATTTTGGGCCAAGGATGCCGCCCGTCAGGTATTTACTGGCTGGAGCCAAGACTAGTAGATGCCGTTACGTTGGTCGACCAAGTAAGTGGAACAATCTTTATTGTCCCAGATGGCGCCACCACCCCGTCTATTGTACAGATTTTCTCTTACCTATATGATAAGTTTCTCGTTCTTATCttgattgttatattttttaaatttaaatacaatactAATTTATTCGCGccaaaattaaaacagtattttattttttcactttttttgtaaaataaaattaatttatggaaaattttatttacccgACACAgatactattaaaaaattaaactgcaGATATGAGTCAAGCGTTAAATTCAGTTAGATTATACTCTGACGTAATTggatttttcaattcataaattCAGAGAATATCAACTATATACATTGTGGCAATAGAGGAAAATAATGCAGATATTTGTCATTgtaattgttgttatttatattcataattcaattttaatggtCATGATAACgcagataataaataaaaaaagatttatagtTTTGGCacgataatttgaaattaattttggtttatctttttttttatgatttttttattatttatgatcaatAAATGTTTTCGATGAGATTAAATGCAACGTGATGAGATACGTTTGAAGATGTAATGATTATAAAAGGAGAATGTTACATTTTGTAACCAGTTTGCTTCGTCATGCATTGTGtgttactgattattttttttttcatttgtaagttgaatatattaaattttatgtacatTGATAGAAGGATTTTTCAGCATTTGAAAAGATTTTATGtcttaagaaattattttttaaatactaagaaatctttttaaatgctaagaaagccttctatcagtgtattaacatcaaaaattgatcattttttagtatatatttttaaaaatatattcaaattatacaCAAACATTTCTTatactttgaatatttttactatttaattttttcttaaagtaACGTTTAAGTAAAgagaattaaaagtttttttgaagggaataaaatttcctacaaatttccTACTAACATTTTCAGTGTCCTTTCATTGGTTTATGTTCTGCAAGCCAAGAAAGGTccatttgatacgaaaaatgacttcctcagcggacatcagtgaaacagctggaattacagctaagttactacgggcacttttgaagaacactaAATGCCCTATAATTTGCGgccaaaaccgcgtcgatatcataaaatgcagctgagtattagaaaataaaaaaagtagtttaatttacgtgcattttaaatgggaaatctttgaaatcgaATGGAAAATACATAGGACCGGAATtgagagctcaaacttggcaggaatttttattctagcctaaaaaacaatattttgcttaataagcaacgaaaaaaaattcattggccggaaacgaagcaccctaatatatatgtatacgatATAACGCGCCTTGTCATCACGATAGCGCCCGCAATTCTTaacggatcttaatgaaattttatacacttaATTATTGAGTgattaccttgatcaagttcgaagatgagcccaATTAGATTAGTTTGAAATTTGTaggtgtttaaaattttctttaattttcaaagaaattaattttctagcTTTATCttgaaatatcttttaaatcgAAAATGATAACTTAATTCTGTAAAGAGTATCTTAAAATTCGTAcgattaactttaattttccCTAtattacttgtttttttaaagatcTTGTCTAACAATTTGACGATCtcgaaaatttcacaaaagactaaaaaagcatatttttgtagCTTAGTCCTTTAATAACTTCAGAATGATAAGGCATCATTCATTTCCTTGAAATTCATGTTTAAgcatacaaaataaatattaattatactattgtagctttattgtattcacatatataagaaatctacctttcCATTCCGGGTAGACCAGATggctctttttattttttaattgtgaaaaacAATAAGGGAGAATCAAAAGTATTAACAGAGAATCAATTCTTGGACTCGGAGTGTATGATATAAGTTGCTGCCCATCTAGGATAATTTTTCTCTAATAAAGCTAGTGCCTAGAATATTCAAGTTAGAATAAATTACTAAACactttgtaaaataaatcacGGTGAATATTGAAtagatgtaaatttaaatagtgttTCAATGTTACTTTCTGAATagagtaattttaaactatattttttaaataaaagttaccaaaatttttttttccacaaatcaattcaatatttataaaaatttatccactGAGAACAATAGTTAGTGAatccaatttaattatttactttttagaaaattatttgaattggaaatgattcaaaacttAGTTCTTGAAActaagaatataaaatttgaccaacaataaattttactaacagatataaatttgacgttaattgattaaaaaacgTCTATCGATTTCTCGTTCTTCAACTCAAACCAAGCATTACTctcatttaatataaattataataaacatttaattaattctataTATTGATTTTACAGCAATTCCTCTCAAAGGATCACTGGGGAATGAAATACATGGTCTAAAACAcaaaaatgattcaaatttaaatttaaaccaaCTGCAAGAAGTAGACTTAATTATTGACGGATTGAAACAAATCTTCGATGAAAATACACATGGACCAAATTTACGCAAAAATGTTAAGTccacatataaattaaaatctgaaATGCAAATAGTAGGACGTAGTCTTATCGGAAAAATACAATCTGTCTTAAACTATTTAGGACTATtcagatttaataataaatttatgtcatcaatttataaattaattaataatgacatCCGTTCATCAACAGTTAAAGATGAAGTTTTACGTCAGTACTTATCGTTAGCATATTTATTTCCTTTACATTCTCAAATAatgactaaaataaataatcattatcgtaaaagtaattatcataCAAAAGGATATGTTCCAactaatttaaagttattcaGTGGTGTAATTAATAACGAAAATGTTTTTGGAATTAAATGGATTTCTTTAATcgaattattatcaaatcttGTTATTAAATCTTTGGATTGTTTCGAGTCGAACAAATGGTTTAATATTTCAGAATcagtcacaaaaattttaaaacattcattaaaaattattaaaaaaattataatctcacgtttatcaaaaaatattcccAATCATCCGAAAGTAGATGGTCCGCCTTATAGTGATTTTCAAGCACTGGTTTGTCATATTTTGGTACGAGATATGAAGAAAGactttaataattgtttgcAACAAGTCAAAGCAATAGAAATTTGTACTATGCAGAAATCAAAACAATCTTCTGACACATCTTTAGTCAGAATGTCAAAatcttttaaacaaaatttaaataataatttcaccAGCAACTGTATCGTTAAGTCTATTAATGAATCTTTGATAACATTTTGTGAAAatggttcaaaaaataatttaacacaaagttttatttttcttttctcaaAACCTGTTcgagataaattaataaattcaccggatttaaaatatatcatgGATTATATTGGCAAAATGGTTATCAATAATGATGTAGGTTCTACTATTCTCAAAGAATTAGTTGGTATGAAGAGTGCGTTCAAGCCACGTATTAATTCACAGAGTCTCAAAgctaaaaaattgaagaatagtttatcaaaaattatcttgcGTACTATTGATCGTATTCATGTAATGAACACtggtattgaaaaaaaattgattgatgcGTCAGGAGGATTAAAAATGGAATTATCAAACAATTTGCAAACAATGAGATGTATTCATGAATGGATACATATGATGATGAATCCTATGTATGCGCTTAATCAAACAAAATCTGATAGTTCAAGTATGAGcacaaaaatgattataaatagtGATGGTAAAGTATTTGCTAAAAAACATGGATTtgattattatgaaaaatcgGTCAAAAATTTGGTGATATCGATGAAACATCttactgaaataaattcaagaaaaaGTAGCACTATTTTTACACTTgctaatacttttttattagctGCAGTATTCTATGAATGCATTAGTATATTAGTTACTTTAATGTATCGTGGAGATAACAATCATATTTCACCTTCAAACCCGGTAAGGAATTTCTTATACTCGTGATCTAAGATACTATTTTGAAGagcccgggtcaaaaaataacttgattttgacttttttgactTATATGACTTGCATTTGACTCGTAGTTAACTTCATTTTGGCTAcacgtacttttttttttaacttaaatatgACGGTTTCAACTTAAAAGTTGAAGTCAACTAAATCAAATTCAAGTCGAGTTTGACTCATTTGACTTGAAAATTGAAGTTAACTAAGTCAAATTAAAGTTACGTTGACATGGATTATGACTTAAATTTGTCAACAAAAGTTAcatctacacggagaaaaaattaaaggaactgttcttagtacgtttatgaaatatcatcccataccgttatggtaatgattactagggattatgggatatagacccatactttttgggaaggtttccataaatatggtaacaattcctatcattatggtaacagttcccatatcgcatgtgaaagaatcatggtaatgattaccatactcataggaatagttcccataagcaaataggaaccaatcctataaccacattgtaacagttcctataatattatgggaatggttaccataatattataggaacagttaccataatattatgggaaatgttaccataatattatgggaatggttaccataatattatgggaattattaccataatattatgggaatggttaccattgtattgtaatatagtttcacaaaaatattaaatatacaaaaaaaatgcttattacaaacaaaaattattataatttctaaatattatggtaaccatacccataatattatggtaactgttcctataatattatggtgaccattcccataatattatggtaactgttcctataatattatggtaaccattcccataatattatggtaactattcccataatattatggtaaccattccaataatattatggtaaccattcccataatattatggtaaccattcccataatattatagtaaccattcccataatattatggtaaccattcccataacattatagtaacgattaccataatattatagtaaccattaccataattccataggaattattccgataccgtatgggaattatatccataattataggaatggttaccataatatatatgggtgccgttcctataatcaacatttcaaaaaaaccagttaccatgcagtatgggaaccattcccataatatattgtaactgttactataattttctctccgtgtaagaCAACGTGACTTTAATTTGACTTGGTTGGTATAAATCGGTACTATGTAAGATGACTTCGTGAAAAGTAAGTCAAAACCAAATGTGTTTTCATATCTTAAAATGTGTTTTTCATTTATGGAAAAAAGAACTTAAACTTGCTTTCGTTTTGCTACACTTGCTTCattgttaattttcaaaattacaccaaagtcaagttattttttggaGGTGGCGGAATACATTTTGACGCTAAGaagttattttatcgtaaatttgcaataaaatctacacggtttaaaattttgtgtttttgtgtataaaattcaatggTTGAATATTTTGTGTCAATTATTCGATACCATCaaacatatatttaactaaatttgAATGTGTTATCTGATCTTACGAATTTTACACctgtattattgtttaaaacaaGTATAacatgttaaattaacacaagAAGTTGAGTGGATCGTTTGGGACATgtgatttgtgttaaatttaacataaatttttcaactgtgtATTTTAGCCAATAGAACTCtacattaattcaaatatttttttcttaaaataaagaaatttatggaaaattaaaattaagcatTTTCTTTATACAAAAATCAATTCCTTCGAGTTgagaaattaacaatttattaactaaaaattgaagttatttttttttcctaagaCAATTTCTTTTCTCGATATAAGGTTTAATTTATTGggatcaaatattttttcagacGGATTATAATCACAGCCATAATCATAATGAAGGTTATTATGGAACTATCACTACTGAAAATGTAAATGGTGTTGATAGTAGTTATGAAGACTGTGACGAGCAACAAAACCGGATTTACAGACGAGAAGCTGGAGAACAATATACTGATTTTTCAAGCATTAAAGAAtccatatatgaaaataacgGAACATTTgattactcaaatttttatgatgtTGTCTTATATAATTAcgttaataagaaaatataaattttaaaatatgtaatattcTGTTTGGAAACTTAGCAAATATCtgcacataaatttaatttatcatttttgaataaataataaatttgttaatcacatgaaaaaataaaaattttaccaaattttttttttatgtatgagctaattttttttaatatttcttttttgattatcaacatttaaaatacaatctGTTGtctaacttttaaatttttttttttttttgagaacaGACAATTATTCTGTTTCTAAAGAGAATCTGATTTCGTAGTTAActaaagtttcataatttgTTACTACATGTCTATGgcataattgaattttttttctcttctaaGGAGAAAAGTATTAGTTTCTTgttgaaagaaaatatatgaaatataaatttgaatacaataatttttcctaAAAATACTTTTCCATGAGAGAGAACCGCAGTTATTTTCTAGCTAAgccagaaattaatttaagcttTAGGAACAACTATGGTAAAAAGTAGTATAGATACCTAAGAAAGCTGAATACTCATCTAACCCCCCCCCCTCTGTCTTTATTGGCCTGCCTGAGCTATAAGCATTTCTAAATCAaactatttcaaaatttatcgcagaagtaaatattaccatcctgatagtaactgtCATCGTCCTTAATTTTCCGAGTGtggcgcatgcgctaattgttatcatttgtttactcataatagaaaaaaacgtCTTTCTTTCCTCTAAATAGGGtaagaatttgaaatttcgatACAAGTAtggaaaaaacttttttaatttttctaaaaagttaattattttatgaaatcgaTTGCTTAATTCTTTGCATCGAAACAatggtatttaattatttaccttAGAATCATTTTTCAACCGTAACTTATAActgattataaattacaaagtcTCATTGTATTAAatcatatctaattatataatttctccagacaaattattcattaaaaaaaactcataacCATTTGAAAGGTCACATGATGTATAAATTGTGTAAATTATATTGATGTCGCCGTACAAATGCTAGTGTGTGATTGATATAACTGTTTAATGACTAATAAAACTGATCAATGAGTGATTTAGTTATCTAAAGATTCGCTCACCAGacgtttttaaattctcagtatctttatctttattttttattattcataatttctgTGTTCGTTGAAATATTAACTATAAgtttattacatttttgatattattgaCAACGACTTTGTCGAGAAATAATATATCTAGAGATAACGAAAAAACATATGTACTCTCGGTTCTCAGTTGACCAGACTAAGATGTTCATCTTACTGTGcttgttttttattctaaGTAATAACGatatacttaattaaattttcagaaagaataattaatcaatttttactaAACTTTTAGAATAATTGAATCATTccttaaaaagtattcaaagcaaattaaaatttttttttacaaaaatgaaaaaatttgaattgattaCTTTTTGATGTCgcgtaaaaattaattgttttttctgatctattttttttatcatctaattatattttgaaaggTATCGCTGCagaaaaacataattttattcgtCCAATAAATTCGTCCAATAATAcacgtttaaaaataattaagggacacccaataaaaattgaagttcGACCATTTATGGTTTCACTTCActgcagaaatttttttatatgtggTGGAAGTATTGTATCCTCATCTTGGGTATTAACTGCTCAACACTgcatgtaaatttattatcataaaaatttttaactttattatggattatttttgtaactatgttatttatttcaattttcagtGATCCACAAGAACCATTACATCATTACTATATTCGTGCAGGGTCTCCATATTATTACAAAGggcaaatttattatttgtctaggattgaAATGATAAATACCGAAAACGAGTCTGCGAATAACGGTTCATCAGCGATTGATTATTTACCAAAGCATGACATAGCACTATTAAAAGTgagtcgaaaatttaaatattctccAACGATCCAACCGGCTATGTTACCCCTTAATGATGAAATTCCTTCTTATCTTTGGGCTTCTGGATGGGGTTTAACTGAATTTAAcgtaagttttaatttttaattgcttctTACCAAATATAGGAGTGTGGGGCAAAGTGGGtcccttaaaattttcaaaacttcaaaaaattcggGAGCAAAGTGGGCCTATCAAAATTATCTATACGTCAATAAATTCGGATGAATAATACGCTTATCGAAATTTCTTATGAGCATTAAAATAGACCACCAAAACTGTTCattaaatctaatttattaagaaaattaaaaataataaacttacgttttaaaattatatcgcagcagattattaaaattattttttatattattaaaatacaattgttATATAGTTATTTGCAAATATCACACGTGCAGCTTCGCACAACTTTATTGTAAACACCGTCACACGAATCATGGACCCAATTTTTACATTGGCAACATTGAATCCATGGCTCTAAAGATTCTGAGTATAATTTGCCACAAAAAATACAAGCTGTATCATCCACCGATTGTTTTGCTTTTTCCTTTTTCCTTTCCTTTGATTGTTGTCTTCTCcattgttttaatattaaattcaaaattttttgaagggCCTACTTTGCccttaattttcgatttttcaatattaatggACGCAgcataatgaaataaaaataagtatcaagggtataaaaagaagtaaacgcgtaataaaaattaatgatattgtaattatttgtcTTAAGGGGTCCACTTTGCCCCCCTTCCTTCCATACATTTTAATAATGCTTttgaatttgttaattaaaatatttgattttattttcaggaACCATCACCGAAATTACGAATAGTTGGGTTAATAAAGATACCTGATAATGCTTGTTTCAATATATCTAGTTACTCTAGGGTATTATTGAATGACCATCATATATGCTTTGGTAGTAATGGTTATGATTCTTGCTCAGGAGATTCAGGAGGGCCATTAGCAAATCGTGATACAGTATATGGCATAGTTTCATTCGGAATAACTAAGTGTGGATTCGGTCCTGGAGTCTACGAAAAAGTTTCTTTTTATACTGATTGGATACAGTATGTAATTAGTACATAATACATTctacagtaaataaatattattatatcatacattattataatc includes:
- the LOC103579947 gene encoding tryptase; amino-acid sequence: MYSRFSVDQTKMFILLCLFFILSIAAEKHNFIRPINSSNNTRLKIIKGHPIKIEVRPFMVSLHCRNFFICGGSIVSSSWVLTAQHCIDPQEPLHHYYIRAGSPYYYKGQIYYLSRIEMINTENESANNGSSAIDYLPKHDIALLKVSRKFKYSPTIQPAMLPLNDEIPSYLWASGWGLTEFNEPSPKLRIVGLIKIPDNACFNISSYSRVLLNDHHICFGSNGYDSCSGDSGGPLANRDTVYGIVSFGITKCGFGPGVYEKVSFYTDWIQYVIST